TTTGTTTCTAAGACTTCTGTTCTCATCCAGACGATCGCcttgctttctttcctttctttcttccatgtGGCCATCCTGGCTTTTAACAGCTCCTATGGTTGCCTTACTTCGCTGCTGGGTCGGAGGCTGTTACAGGCACTTCAGGGGGGTTGCGATTCCCCTGTTTGCACCTGCCTGCACCTCCATTCTTCACTGTTCTtacaggacagctatgatccCTGGGGATCCCCTCAGTCAGCTAGGATTCAGCATTTTTCCGGAGCCCTGGAATTTGCCGTTCTGCCACGACACTGGCCACTAAAAGATCAATTTCCAAATTAAGTAACATTATAAATCATTAGAAAGCAAGCTTAGACCTAACAGGCAATCAAATAAAAAAGGATTTAGTGCAATAAGATCCCTTCCCTTTTAAAACAAcccatttttctatttctatggaTCTGTATACTGAAGACCTTGAGGACCAAGTAGGCTGTAGGCAGAATGAGGTGTGCAAAGCTCAAGTCAATTAGTGAAGGATTTCTAACTTGAAGTATAGGACAGGAAGGAGAAACCTTATAATGCAATTTGAGCTGGCATTATAAATAAACTGAAGTTTatttatggtttatttatttatggtaaaTGGTCTGATACTGTCAAAGCTCTCCTTACAGTTGATGTCAGTAAGGAAGTATCTGAGAAGTATAAAGGCATCATGGCAGAGTTAAAACAGGCCACACAAAAAAAGCAGTCATtaatatcatttatttttttagtaaatGAAATTTTTCATATTATCATACTATCCAGGAAAAGAATACTTTACTGGATATGATCCTAAATAGGAACAGCTGTTAAATCTGCTTCTTAAAAGGTTGTTTTATGATAGAAGTCCTTGGTTACATGCTTATGATTATCTTATACTGTTGTAGCAGTTCATTGAAATATACTTAGAAATGAAACTGTGGTAGGATTGAGAAACTAAAATTGAAAAATGTATGGCAACAGAAAAACAGACTATACATTCATGGCAGAAGTCTAATAAATCCAAGCAGGAATAATTTcgttaaataaaatatatcacaTAACAAGGCAAGCTAGGACACTTAGAATATagtttttgaagaaaaagagaagttattttttaaaaaaatctaagtcACCCAAATACAAATGAGCAATAATCACAGATGACCAAagtataataatattaaaaaaaattaagtagcattagaactaaggggaaaaaagaggagagaaaggaattGGGTGGGGGGGATTAGAATGCTTTTTTTAccaatgtttttttctttatctttttttaaacaacttttttgaaatctattttttgccaTCAGATTTCCCCCCCCAACTTTTGCTCTACAAGCAATTCTCaagttaaaaccattcatttagtgtctgtttgaagttacaacaatgctgataaaagtgacttatgaccacttttcacacttacgattgttgtggcatccccatggtcatgtgattgatattgggttgcttggcaactggcatgtatttctgacagttgcactgtgccagggtcatgtgatcacaggttgtaaccttcccagatggctttcaacaagcaaaatcattggggGAAGGCACTTTTTcttaatgatcacatgattcacttaacaactgtggtgatttgcttaattgtgacaaaaagttcataaaatggagcaaaactcacttaacaactgccttatttagcaacagaaatttggggctcaattgttgtcataagttgaggactactgtagtcagtggtggaattcaaatttttttactactggttctgtgggcttggcctgGTGAgcatgttgtggcttggtgggcatggcttagtgggcatggcagggaaaatctccattcctaccccactccagggaaaggatattgcaaaatctccatttccaccccactctggagccagccagaagttgtttttaccggttctccaaactactcaaaattttcactacaggttcttcatctctctcttcggggagctgagagagatgaaatgccggagaagacgcctagagagtgtttggaggtccagcaggtccgaggctgatcggacactagtgaggtcctttaccaggacctacctagtggcaatgagggaggcgaaacgctcctacgtttccaccctcattgcgtcggcagataaccgcccggccgccctgtttcgggtgacccattccctccttcaacaagaggggcgggatgaccccctgcagggtcgagccgaggagtttaatggttatctataggataaaatcgttcagcttcgtgatggcttggaccatgattgcgatgattcagccgaggtgacagagactcgtcttgttgaggttatgtgggatgagtttgattctgtggctcccgaggacgtggacaggttgctggggaggttgcatgcgactacgtttttactggacccgtgtccttcctggttagtactggctgctcaggaagtgacacgaggctggttccaggggattataaatgcttctttggctgaaggggttttccccaccgccttgaaggaggcggtggtgagacctctcctgaagaggccttccctggacccagctattttgggaaattatcgtccagtctccaaccttcgctttttagcgaaggttgtagagagtgtggttgcatggcagcttccccggcacctggaggaagctgtctatctagacccgttccagtccggcttccgacccggttatagcacggagacggctttggtcgcgttggtggatgacctctggagggccagggacaggggttgttcctctgccttggtcctattatttatttttatttatttatttattttatttgatttttataccgcccttctcccgaaggactcagggcggtgtacaggcataataaaaccgacaatacaatatacaagtttaaaatacgatttaaaaaacttattttaaattagcccaatgattaaaatttaccatactaagaaaaccccatttaaaattaataaatttaaacattaaaatcccaatttaagccagccctgcgcggataaaaagatgagtcttgagttcgcgacgaaatgtccgaaggtcgggtatttggcgtaaacccgggggaagttcgttccagagtgtgggagcccccacagagaaggcccttcccctgggggccgccagccgacattgtttggcggacggcaccctgagaagtccctctctatgggagcgtacgggtcggtgggaggcgtgtggtaacagcaggcggtcctgtaagtacccaggtcctaagccatggagcgatttaaaggtcataaccaacaccttaaagtgcacccggttagatcttttagtggcttttgataccatcgaccatggtatcctgctgcgccggttggagggattgggagtgggaggcaccgtttatcggtggttctcctcctatctctctgaccggtcgcaatcggtgttgacaggggggcagaggtcgtcctcgaggggcctcacttgtggggtacctcaggggtcgattctctcgcctaccctgttcaacatctacatgaagctgctgggcgaggtcatcagtggtttcggggtgagttatcatctgtacgctgatgacactcaactgtacttttccaccccggaccaccccaacgaagcggtcgaagtgctgtcccggtgcctggaagccgtacgggtctggatggggagaaacagattcgggctcaatccctccaagacggagtggctgtggattccggcaccccgttacagtcagctgcaccgcagctgactgttgggggcgagttagtggccccaaaggaggtggttcgcaacttgggcgtcctcctggatggccggctgtcctttgaggaacatctggcggccgtcaccaggagggctttttaccaagtccgcttggttcgccagttgcgtcccttccttgaccgggatgccttatgcacggtcactcacgctctggttacgtctcggctggattattgcaatgctctctacatggggctgtccttgaggtgcaccggaggctgcagttagtcagaatgcagctgcgcgagtggtaacgggagccgttcgaggctcccacgtaacaccactgctccgtagtttgcactggcttcctgtggtctttcgggtgcgcttcaagatcctggttaccacctttaaagcgctccatggcttaggacccggtacttacgggaccgcctgctgttaccgtatgcctcccatcgaccgtgcgctctcacagagggccttctcagggtgccgtccgccaaacaatgtcggctggcggctcccaggggtagggccttctctgtgggagcaccgacgctctggaatgaactcccccctggcttacgtcaagtgcctgatcttcggacctttcgtcgtgagctaaaaacatacttattcactcaagcaggactggcataaatagttgattttaaattggggttttagagattttaaatatttgtaaatttttaaattatcggccatttattaataatttcttttactttcttttaattgtatatactctgtattttatttcggctgtacaccgccctgagtccttcgggagaagggcggtataaaaatctaataaaataaataaataaaaataaaaataagaacctgtcagaacttgctgaattccAACCCTGCCTATAGTGTAAAGTTCATTTTATGTATGCCTGCgtattcttttccttttgtttttgctattattttattaatttaaaaaataattaaaaataagggATGTGATTATTCAGTCAGGGATATTATGATTATCAACAATGCTCTTGAGAGCTACCAGTTTATCACAATTGGGGGGTTTAGCAGCAAACCTCCCGGAGAATGACACTTTAAGAGATAACTTTGGAATTCCTTTTCATTggataaaacacatataaatgtttggaatatggtatggtatggtatgggctAGGATGCACCCAGATCCATTGCTCTAATCTATAACTAATTCCTTTGTCAACTTTGATTATACACATGTATAATCACATTATTATCTAATTATACTTTACAGCACATAAAAAAGATGTATAAATGAGGTTTTGAACAttgtccttcttttcccttctcagACGCTACCTTGGGATCTGTGGACGGTATGGttggcttttatttctttttatcttgtttttgttttatatctcaATAGTAACTTTAATGTGCAAAATATGTTAATCACAAAAAAGTTGTCTAAATTTTGAGAGGCAAGTTAGAGAAAGGAATAAGTAATAGAATAACAATTAAATGTTGATTTCTGTACTCAGATTTTAATTTAGTTTGAAAAGTCTCTGAGGTTACCTTCTGTATCTGTATTTTTATAGTAGCCCCAAAATTTTGAAATTGTCTTGCTTTAAGAAAAAATTAAATATGCTGTAGTATTTGTTGATAATTACATctgtaaataatatttatatcacCCTCTTAAACTATAAATTATTCCACTAATATGTGGTGACAAAATTTAAGAATATAAACTGCTTTAATGTTAAAGAGCTCTGCGTAATTTCATTATAGATACAATTTTTAATACTGACAGAAATTATgctgatttggaaaaaaaatactcatctgtttcttgttttcctctctttattGTGAATTACAGAAAACAATTTAAAGAATCCTACATTGATGGAAAGATTATGTAGACTCTTTGGTTACGTTAATATTCACAAATTACTGATACAAATACTCTGTACCATAAATTTGTAAATGAACATTAAACAaacataattttataattttagttCATTGAGTAGTCTCTATCCCATGGAAATCATTCAGACTGACCATGAAAGAAAAGCTTAAAACATTTTGATTACTCTCAGTTATGCCAtcccccaatccccccaccccatcTTCAAATCTAGACGCACTTTAAAGACATTTTACTGGTTGAATAGAGCAAGGCTAGTGCTCATTATCCTTCCCTCTAACATGGACTGTGCCCTGGTTTGGATGCTCCATTGTCTCAATCTGTAATACCTTTTTGGTGTTCTTTGAGcttacttgtttccttgcaggcatTTTGTTTTCCAGCTAAGTAGCATTTTCACTATaaaaagggagtagggtttgtttatatactgtatatgtactgctctatttatatactgtagatcaggggtctccaaccttttggatctcaagGACCaccaaatccataattttaaatcctgcggatcaCTGTGGGTGGAGGCTCAGCCGTCTTTCAGGCCTACCTGTCTGCTTTTAACAAGACCCCCAGATGGGAAGCCCAAGAGAAAGTGCCTGCTCCAGGCACACAGTCTGGAAACCTCTTTTGTGTTCCTTCTCTTGAGAAGCTTGGTCAATCTGAGAGAAGGAAAACGAAGACAGGCAGACTGACGGAGGCTTGCTGATGTTGGTGGGAAAGTTGGTCCCATATTCCAGAACTATAGTAGTTCTGTATAGCAGAGGTCCCCGGCAGACCAGTGCACCTGGGTGGAGGAGCTTCTTTGGGATGACCAAACGGCCAATCCTGTGACTAGtatagctctggaatatgggaccagATCATGATGGGGCTGGAAATCTCCACCATAGGGATGGCATATGTAATGTGCAACTTTGCAGGTGGTGCAATGTACAAAAAGGAGTGCAGCCCTTGCCAGCTGAAACTAAGTAATGATGCTgttgcagcgggggggggggggggaagcgggcCAAAGCGGCAGTGGCGATGGCTGGAAGGTGCAGGAGCGAAGTGCTATTTGTGtggcatcagcattctgccttcACCACGGTATATTTGCGCCAGCTGGTGGTGCCAAggcagcccttgtctcctgccacttggggCTCAGAGCGGTAAACTATGTCTGGAAAGCActacagcagagagaagcagccggaGTCCACCCTAGCTTTACTGTCCATTGGGGACACTAAATTGGTCCCCTGCAAACTCTCATCTCTCAAGGAGCCCAGCCAAAGATTCCCATGCTGCTTCAGCGAGTGCTCCTCAAGAAATGAAAATTTGCAGGGGGCCAATTTAGCCTCCAGGCTAGCTACAAGAGAAACGTTCATTCTCAGCCATATTTGAGATTTCTAGATGCAGTGGAcagcaaagctagggttgacCTCAGGCGCTTCTCTCCTCTAACAGGCAGCCAAGTtaactgcctgaaggaccccattctGTCCCTGGGAGTCAAAGAGCTGAAGCGCAAGCGGCACTGGAAACTTCAGCCAGGCTCCTCATGAGAAATGTAAAGATTTCTCTGAGGACCccaaaaattttctcacagaccactagtagtccatggaccaccagttggtgaccactgctgtaGATTACTCTGTCAGTGATGGTGGGGGTGTTGTTTTCTGCTTGGTAGTTCTTTGTTTAGTCTATTTTCTGCTTAAATGTTTGACTGATTTCAAAGTTTCTTGATTAAGGTATTGTttcctgcttgattgtttgtctggtgctaATCCAGAGTTAATCCTATTATCGGGTGATAGATTGCTGTTAAgaggtgttctggtctttttgtttcctttgtagctttctttgtctcttttgaatggtatgtaaatgttgtttatctctatatgCCTATTGATTACTGATTTTTTTGAATTGCCAAGCTTCTAGGAATTTCtgagcatttttggatttggatTGATCTAGGATActgacagtttcccagttgaaactatagtTAAGTCTGTTCatctgttgtgaaattaaagcattttcattgtgtcttctgatTGCTAGTTGGTGTTTATAAATGCACTCTGGATTTTTAGGTTTATTTGACATGTTTCTTTTCAGTAACATGATGCAATATCTTCTCCATTTTCTctgatcttttctttttaatattttttttcttcacagacCAATAATGAGGTGGTGCAGCCGGTAAGTAGTTGCTTCCTTCAAATGTAGATTTTCCTTACAGatattgtaaattatattaattccTTAATTTATTCAGTTAAttttgatttctgtatttttttctccctaacCTTTATCATGctcatcttgtttttttctttactttcctACCTATTTAAAGCCTGACTCTCCAAAAAGTCATTCCCTGTGTAACCTGGTCATGGAGGAAAATCCAGACAGTGGGTCAACAGAAGATCCTAACAAGCCCCAAACTGATTTAGGTTCACTCAATGTGGGTCTAGATCCAGATTCCCTCAAGAAGTCAGCCAGTGAGGGCCAGGAAAGAACTGCTGGTGGTCCTATGCCTTTTCTTCAGGCAGAGGAAAGCTCAGCAGAATCATCTGATATGCTAGTTTTTCCTACTTTGCCTGCTCTAGGCAAGCATGAGGATGGTGCATCATGGACAGCTTATGCAAATGAACATGAAACTACTTTTCTAAGACCCTGCTTGGACATTAGTCATAGTGGAGATGATGGCACTGTTCTGGTGGAGAATAACCAGTTTTTAGTGAGTGAAACTTTGGCTGAGAAGTCTTCAGTGGAAACTGACAGCTTTTTGGGTGAAGAACCATTTAGTGTGGAAATGACAAAAGAGGCGAATCCAGGCTTAGAAGACTCTTTCTGGACAAATACGGACCCATGTGAAAAGGTAGACACCAGAGATCCTAAGCTCAAGGAGTCCTACAATGAAATTGAATGTTTTAAGGCCTTAGGACAACCTTATAATGAAGCTGTAAAAAAGACCAAGGTAGAAATTAGACAAGATTTAGAACGTATAAATGGGCAACAAGAAACAATTACCGATAGTTGTCCCCAGAAATTTGATGTAGATTTTAATAAGGCTGATATGGTTAAGAAGACAGTTGGAAGAGATTTCAAGAACATGAACAGCTCTACAGCTCTAGAACATAATAGACCTGAAATGCAGAATGCTTTGTGTTCCCTGTGTCAGGATCCTGAAGAAACATACGAGGGTAAGGGGGCCATAAAATGCATACAGGAAAGTGATATGGCAAGTATTATAGGAACTGCTAACCTCCAAGTCAAAGACAATTTTTCTACAGAGTTTGGAAATCTTGGGTATGATTTTGAAACAAAAGGGGCAGAAGAGTTTTGCAAAAAATATGAAGACTGTGGCCTCAATACCACTCAAGAGAATAAAGATATTGAATATAAAGCTAATTGTATATCCCTTGACAAGGATATGACTGCGCAGCATAGGCTTGAGAATCCAACTAATGCATATTTCAGTAGTTCCAAGTTAGAGAATATGGAAGGTGAATTGGCGGATAGGGAAATGTTTTGTGGGCCTGAAGAACCTAACATTAGTTTACCCAAAATGTTAGAGACAGAACCCTGGGATGACAGCTGGGATCCTACATTTAGTTCTGATTCCTGGGGGTTTTCTAGCCAGTCAATTAGCTATGATTCCTGTCCCTTTCCTCCCACACAAAACTCTCTAGATGGAAACTTGGACAACCTATGGCCAGGTTTCATGCAAGATTTAGGAGAATTAAACAATAGCTGGGGAACTGCATGTGTAATGACCAGTCAGCAGAATCAGGAAGCATCTTTACAGCAAGGATCATCTGGGGAAGAGACAAATATTAGCACCTGTGGATCAAACAAGATAAGTAGGCCATTGATTCTGTTCCAAATGGGAAACTCTGGAAAGGCTAGCACTGAAAACTTCACTAGCCCCAAAGAAAATGAGACCAACAGCTCAGATTTATCTGAAGATGAAATTGCTAACCGGAGATATGGATTGTTATACCAGGAAACTGAGGCTgataaagaagaggtacctacccTATTATATAGCATAGTTTAGAAAAGAGAGATTCCCTAGGTGATATTTACCTTTATATAAAATATGAATTTTATGAACAGTCCTCCTTATCTTTCCTTTGCTAATCTATATAGTCATGCAGTCGTGGCACAATTCAACCATATAATTATGCTAGGTTGACCACAAAGAGGTTGAATATGCCATCTTATTTTGTATCACATCttgttttataattttgcttttaGATAGTTTATGTTGCTGGCATCTCTTCCAATTATCAAAGTGTATCACtgtgctttctttttatttttttattttattatcatttttcccTTCACTTTAAAAGATGTTTATGTTTGGGCCATGTACAAATAAGACTTTGATATTAAAATCTGTCTTCTAATTTCTAATTTGGCCTAGGCATCAAGCAATGCTTTTAATGGATTTGCACAGGTAAGgagtaactttattttatttatatatctatttatctaaaaAAATTTAAAGCCATCCTTCTGGGAGctcacaacaacaataaaaccctagatccattttttaaaaaaataaaacaaaaacttagcAGCTCAGCCATTGCCTTTGGATGCTTCAACAACCCATCCAAGGCATTCTTACTCTATCCCAGAGTAAAAAATCAGAGTAAAAAGACCTCCCAGAAGACTGAAAGGGTTGAGGCCTGCTGGATCACTGGAAAAAGGGTGCATTATAAAGTAAGGGGAAGGCATGGAAAAGCACCTTTCTGAAGTCCTCTTAGATAGCAACATTTCAGGGAACAGACTTGGAGTGTGCTTATCCTATTTTATCTGACAGATACTGACAAGCCATCTCACAATCGGTCCATTCCTGTGCCATGTAGGGCTATAAACATGATACCAGGGTCTTTAATTTTACCTAGAAAAAAACTGGCAGCCAGTGCTGCTTGAACAACACATGGGCAAATCTTAAGCACCCGGCACTATGTGTGCCATGTTCTGGACCAGTTGCAGCTCTTGGGTAGTCATCAAGGGCAGCATAATATAAATGTTTTGGAGTAACACAAAGAGGAAATAACTTAAGTATGAGTAACAGTAAGTAAGGTTTCCCAGTCCATGAAAGAATACAATTTGCACTCAAGATGAATCTATGCAAAACCTTTTCCAATCATGGCTGCCAACTGCTTATTGATAAGGTCCCATGAGTGCAAGAGGATCCTCAAATCAGTCCAAGAAAGTGCTACCTCATCAGAGTAAAACATGAATATCACCAAACCCTGGGAGGGGAACGACCCCAAAGACATTCCATCTTGTCAGGGTTGAGTTGATGTTAATTTCTCCCTATCGAGACCCACACAGCTTCCAGGCACTTGGTCAGCACTGCTGTAGAATCCTTTGCCCTATCAGGAATGAAGATATGTATCCTGTGCCATCAAGTGACCTCACTGAGTAATTTCATGTAAATGTTAAAAAGGAGAGGTGAGCGACATGAAGCAACCCACAGTGCAGGGTCTAAGGGTTTGATCTATCCCCCATAACACTGACTGGACCAGCTGTAGAGAAAGGAGAATACTGCAAAACAGTGCCTCCCCAACTCCAGCAAGTGGGATCAAAAGATGATGGAATTGTAGGCCAACTTCACCAGAAAGCAGTGCATTATCAAATCCACAATATAATGGCAAATTCGATGCACATCTAGATGTCAGTAATTCATTAGGTTTAGAGGTATACAGACTCTGGATCTAAAGTAGACTCCCTTACTGCACCTGTTAGAAGCTCATTAAGGTCatgcatttttctgtatttgtACAACAGTCTCAAAAAATATCATCTGGGTTAAAAGACAGTAGAGCAACAACAGTTGTCTGCTTTCATGCCACTGTCTCAAATATCTATTGCCCTGAGTCTGCATGGCTACCATGCTGATCCAGGAAAAGGTaccaatctttaagaaaatgtcagATTATTGCAAATGCTCATATCAAATCTAAATATCTGATAtggttgaatttttaaaaattttgcttTAAATTTGCTTTcataaaaacattgaaaatatatatatttaatgtgtTCCACCATTTTTAACACTACTGTTCTTTGTCAAGTTAATGTGAATTAGTTGGCTATCACAGTCAAATTGAAAGGTGTTGTGGAGCTTGGTGTCTTGTTAAACAAAGGTTTGGCCATCTTGTTGCCTTATATGCTGTGTATTATACCTTTAAATTTAATGCTTCCAAACTGGACTACATTAGATTCCAAATCTTAGCCAAGATACTGCTATTATAAACAATAATGTATGATATATCACATTTTGCAAACCAGACAGCTGCTATTGTGCATAACATTTACAAAAACTGCAACTTGATTAAAAATACTCAGCCTAGGATCATATGAAAACTCTACAAGTaattatgacttatgaccataattgagcctcaaATTACTCACTTAATGATTGTGCCAATCATTAAGTgagtgaccacatgaccatgcctGTTTGTTCAACTTTTTttcagcagtcattaaatgagcatAACAGTCATGAACTGAACATGACAGTAATAATGTCTTGTATcttatatcttgtctttttatgtacaatgagagcatatgcaccaaagacaaattccttgtgtgtccaatcacactttgccaataaagaattctattctattccattccattccattcaattctaAAGTAAATGCTCCCCTTGTTAAGCAAACTTAATAGTTGTTAACAAAATATAGTGTCtgtaatgggatttttttttgctggaaacctttTTAGATAGAAACACTAGTttccataaaaataaatgtaaattgtGGCCACGTGATTGTAGgatactgcaaatggccataaattcaGGCCAGGCACCCAAAATATCCAGGCACTTCTCCTTCATCATAGGAGAAGGTGGTCATTGGATGTTCGAATCTGAATCATAAGTTGTCCTGGGGCggtccattataactttgaatagtcactgagtgataaatcataagtcaaggactacctgtactgaagtcAATGATCAATGACATATGAAATCCAATATTATATTTAATAGATCCTTTATAAATGAAAAAGCAACTCAAAGTACTACCCAAGAAATGTTAGAATAAAAATGCTATAATAATGAATGACATTGAATCAAATCTGTTTAATAAGAAAATATAACAGAAAAGTTTTAATGTCTATCAACAAGCTTTATAGTAATAATTCAGAGTGCCTCTTTGATTACAAAGTCAGTTTGTTTCTAGAAGGAATGTTTTTGCAAATCTCAGTCCCCAGATTCCATACTAGAAGCTTGCTTAACTCACAAAGAACTATGAAAAAATGATGTCAATTATCAAATGTtgagaaaatattaaattaaataagaaGACAAAATTAGAATTGTATGTTTTGGGTAATGGTGCCATCATATTGTACATAATTTTTAGTAGGTTTTTAAATGCTGATGCTTAATTAATTCTTGGAATGTATTCTTCCTATATGTACGTTCCCAGGACACCTCCCTATTTTCATTGCAGCCAAGTCAGGATATTACAGATAATAAGGTAAGTTGTTGCTTTTTGTATCAACTTGTATTAACCTCACTTTCTAATTGCTTTTGGAAATTGCCATTTTAAAGCTATTAGAGATTGTCAGAAAAACAAGTTTGAAAAATCTGCAATTCTCACtgataggaagaatagctacaattaaaatgaatatattgctgAGATTATTGTATTTATTCCAAACAATTCTGATAAAACTGGGGTAAATATTTTGAGGaacttaataaaa
Above is a window of Ahaetulla prasina isolate Xishuangbanna chromosome 4, ASM2864084v1, whole genome shotgun sequence DNA encoding:
- the AMPH gene encoding amphiphysin isoform X2 — translated: MADMKTGIFAKNVQKRLNRAQEKVLQKLGKADETKDEQFEEYVQNFKRQEAEGSRLQKELRGYLAAIKGMQDASKKLTESLHEVYEPDWYGREDVKMVGEKCDVLWEDFHQKLVDGSLLTLDTYLGQFPDIKNRIAKRSRKLVDYDSARHHLEALQSSKRKDEGRISKAEEEFQKAQKVFEDFNTDLQEELPSLWSRRVGFYVNTFKNISSLEAKFHKEIALLCHKLYEVITKLGEQHADKAFTILGAPSDSGPLRIAKTPSPPEEASPPLSPEANANHTLATPSSPAPTRPKSPSQLRKGPPVPPLPKLTPTVDMQQENIISLFDDNFVPEINVTTPSQNEAPDVKKEESLLDLDFDPFKPDNASTVVTHSPISQTLPWDLWTTNNEVVQPPDSPKSHSLCNLVMEENPDSGSTEDPNKPQTDLGSLNVGLDPDSLKKSASEGQERTAGGPMPFLQAEESSAESSDMLVFPTLPALGKHEDGASWTAYANEHETTFLRPCLDISHSGDDGTVLVENNQFLVSETLAEKSSVETDSFLGEEPFSVEMTKEANPGLEDSFWTNTDPCEKVDTRDPKLKESYNEIECFKALGQPYNEAVKKTKVEIRQDLERINGQQETITDSCPQKFDVDFNKADMVKKTVGRDFKNMNSSTALEHNRPEMQNALCSLCQDPEETYEGKGAIKCIQESDMASIIGTANLQVKDNFSTEFGNLGYDFETKGAEEFCKKYEDCGLNTTQENKDIEYKANCISLDKDMTAQHRLENPTNAYFSSSKLENMEGELADREMFCGPEEPNISLPKMLETEPWDDSWDPTFSSDSWGFSSQSISYDSCPFPPTQNSLDGNLDNLWPGFMQDLGELNNSWGTACVMTSQQNQEASLQQGSSGEETNISTCGSNKISRPLILFQMGNSGKASTENFTSPKENETNSSDLSEDEIANRRYGLLYQETEADKEEVPTLLYSIV